A window of Chthoniobacterales bacterium contains these coding sequences:
- the pdxA gene encoding 4-hydroxythreonine-4-phosphate dehydrogenase PdxA, protein MSARPVLGLTCGDPAGIGPEIVRACLSDPALPQTCEFRVVGCDSSDNSGHPSAASARAAWDSMKEAAGLLQSGEIQGIVTGPVCKQSLHKIGFPFPGQTEFFAARAGADNYAMCLTGGSLTVALVTIHVPLRDVARLLRTEEVVRVGQLLQDFARKRLGREPRIAVAGLNPHAGEGGDFGEEDEKIIAPAVGKLAAHGNFSGPWAPDTIFHRAVRGEFDAVLCMYHDQGLIPLKLLAFDTGVNVTLGLPFVRTSPDHGTAFEIAGTGKASHTSMMAAIKLAAELL, encoded by the coding sequence GTGTCCGCGCGACCCGTCCTCGGCCTCACCTGCGGCGACCCGGCCGGCATCGGCCCCGAAATTGTCCGCGCCTGCCTCTCCGACCCGGCGCTGCCGCAAACATGCGAATTCCGCGTCGTCGGGTGCGATTCCTCGGACAACTCCGGACACCCGAGCGCAGCTTCGGCGCGCGCCGCATGGGACTCGATGAAAGAAGCGGCGGGTCTCCTTCAATCCGGCGAGATCCAAGGCATCGTGACAGGGCCTGTCTGCAAGCAGTCGCTCCATAAAATCGGCTTCCCGTTCCCGGGGCAGACCGAATTTTTCGCGGCGCGCGCCGGAGCCGACAATTACGCGATGTGTCTGACCGGCGGATCGCTCACCGTCGCCCTTGTCACGATCCATGTTCCGCTGCGCGATGTGGCGCGGCTTCTGCGAACCGAGGAAGTCGTGCGCGTGGGGCAGCTTCTCCAAGATTTTGCGCGCAAGCGCCTCGGGCGCGAACCGCGCATCGCCGTCGCGGGCCTCAATCCCCATGCCGGCGAAGGTGGCGACTTCGGCGAAGAGGATGAAAAAATCATCGCTCCGGCCGTCGGTAAACTCGCGGCCCACGGGAACTTCAGCGGCCCTTGGGCACCCGACACGATCTTCCACCGCGCCGTGCGCGGCGAATTCGACGCGGTGCTCTGCATGTATCACGACCAGGGCCTCATACCTCTCAAGCTGCTGGCCTTCGACACCGGGGTGAACGTGACACTCGGCTTGCCCTTTGTCCGCACCAGTCCCGACCACGGCACGGCTTTTGAAATCGCGGGCACAGGCAAGGCCAGTCACACAAGCATGATGGCCGCGATCAAGCTTGCCGCGGAGTTGCTGTAG
- a CDS encoding sigma-54-dependent Fis family transcriptional regulator, whose protein sequence is MPMSAKQTVLVVDPDPDFLEWACTQLATDDVRVVTADAHEQAFKIFCAEDPLVVITEMRLGTHSGLELLARLRKRNPNVLVIVTGALGTTQSVIESMRLGAFDFVRKEQLPFNLKIVVDAALKAAAEARQARPSEPSLTVEQHQDSIVGQSAAMQEVFKMVGRISNSDAAVMITGESGSGKELVARAIHQYSARHERPFLAINCAAIPENLLESELFGHEKGSFTGASAQRIGRFEQCDGGTLFLDEIGDMPLAIQSKLLRVLQDGTFSRVGGNQTLKTDVRIVAATNKNLEAEVADKKFREDLFYRLNVVRLHLPPLRNRKEDIRLLAEYFLKRIASRTLKPQLQLSREAVEVLEAYGWPGNVRELENTVQRAAVLATGDVLLPKDLPLGQPAESAVSDSAAPRSPATIDEAVTALFEAATARPGLELLPWLEREFTKRAMEATGQNQVRAAKLLGITRATLRKRLEHLRAGAA, encoded by the coding sequence ATGCCGATGTCCGCCAAGCAGACCGTCCTGGTTGTCGATCCCGACCCCGACTTCCTCGAGTGGGCGTGCACCCAGCTCGCGACCGACGACGTGCGCGTGGTCACCGCGGATGCGCATGAGCAGGCTTTCAAGATTTTCTGCGCCGAAGACCCGCTTGTCGTCATCACCGAGATGCGGCTCGGGACGCACAGCGGGTTGGAACTGCTCGCGCGCCTGCGCAAGCGCAATCCCAACGTGCTCGTCATTGTCACGGGCGCGCTCGGCACGACGCAGAGCGTGATCGAGTCCATGCGGCTGGGCGCGTTCGACTTCGTGCGCAAGGAACAATTGCCATTCAACCTGAAGATCGTCGTCGATGCCGCGCTGAAGGCCGCGGCCGAAGCGCGGCAGGCAAGGCCTTCCGAGCCGAGCCTCACCGTCGAACAGCACCAAGACAGCATTGTCGGGCAGTCGGCCGCGATGCAGGAAGTTTTCAAGATGGTCGGCCGCATCTCGAACAGCGACGCGGCCGTCATGATCACCGGCGAGAGCGGTTCGGGCAAAGAACTCGTCGCCCGCGCGATCCACCAATACAGCGCGCGCCACGAGCGTCCGTTCCTCGCCATCAACTGCGCCGCCATCCCGGAAAACCTGCTCGAGAGCGAACTCTTCGGCCACGAAAAGGGATCTTTCACCGGCGCGAGCGCGCAACGCATAGGGCGCTTCGAGCAATGCGACGGCGGGACCCTTTTTCTCGACGAGATCGGGGACATGCCGCTCGCCATCCAGAGCAAGCTGCTGCGCGTGCTGCAGGACGGGACCTTCTCGCGCGTGGGAGGCAACCAGACGCTCAAGACCGACGTGCGGATCGTGGCCGCCACGAACAAGAACCTCGAAGCCGAGGTGGCGGACAAAAAATTCCGCGAGGACCTTTTTTACCGGCTCAATGTGGTGCGGCTGCATCTTCCGCCGCTGCGCAACCGCAAGGAGGACATCCGCCTTCTCGCGGAGTATTTTCTCAAGCGCATCGCGTCGCGGACGCTCAAGCCGCAGCTGCAGCTCAGCAGGGAAGCGGTGGAGGTGCTCGAAGCCTACGGGTGGCCCGGCAACGTTCGCGAACTGGAGAATACGGTGCAGCGCGCGGCCGTTCTCGCGACGGGCGATGTCCTGTTGCCGAAGGATCTTCCGCTCGGTCAGCCGGCGGAGTCGGCGGTCAGCGACTCCGCAGCACCGCGTTCGCCCGCAACCATCGACGAGGCGGTGACCGCGCTCTTCGAAGCCGCGACCGCCCGGCCAGGATTGGAATTGTTGCCGTGGCTGGAAAGGGAATTCACCAAGCGAGCCATGGAAGCAACCGGGCAGAACCAAGTGCGCGCGGCAAAATTGCTGGGCATCACGCGCGCCACCTTGCGCAAACGGCTCGAGCACCTGCGCGCCGGAGCAGCGTGA
- a CDS encoding peptidylprolyl isomerase: MIPHSRLLPLALALLAVFLPRAADAQSPRERMVDGIAAVVNSNVITFGQVREMMMFRQRSLAEMYQGEELQEKMKESQKAALKDLIDRQLIIDYFNKEGFKIPDHVIEDRINTIIREEFGGDRTAFVRTLKAQGFSLARFRTVERDKIIVQAMRQRAVRSDFVISPDKVEAYYRKNIEQYSTPEEIKLSMIVLRPDAEGTENPVDAKQAMAEEIRSKILAGGDFAGMAQMYSDDSTADFGGDWGWVDKKTLSEDLNKVAFALNTGELSKVIQIGDTFYILRVDARKPAVTRPLSEVREEITKKLFEEERLRLQDQWIDTLREKAYVKIY; the protein is encoded by the coding sequence GTGATCCCGCATTCCCGCCTCCTGCCCCTCGCACTCGCCCTGCTTGCCGTGTTTTTGCCCCGCGCCGCGGATGCCCAGTCGCCGCGCGAACGCATGGTCGACGGCATCGCCGCCGTGGTGAATTCCAACGTCATCACCTTCGGCCAGGTCCGCGAAATGATGATGTTCCGCCAGCGCTCCCTCGCGGAAATGTATCAAGGCGAGGAGTTGCAGGAAAAAATGAAGGAGTCGCAGAAGGCCGCGCTCAAGGACCTCATCGACCGCCAGCTCATCATCGATTACTTCAACAAGGAAGGTTTCAAAATCCCCGACCACGTCATCGAGGACCGCATCAACACCATCATCCGCGAGGAGTTCGGCGGCGACCGCACGGCCTTCGTGCGCACACTCAAGGCGCAGGGCTTCAGCCTCGCCCGGTTCCGCACGGTCGAACGCGACAAGATCATAGTCCAAGCCATGCGCCAGCGCGCCGTGCGCTCGGACTTTGTCATATCGCCCGACAAGGTCGAGGCCTACTACCGCAAAAACATCGAGCAGTATTCCACTCCCGAGGAAATCAAGCTCAGCATGATCGTCCTCCGGCCCGACGCCGAGGGAACGGAAAACCCCGTCGATGCCAAGCAGGCCATGGCCGAGGAAATCCGTTCCAAAATTCTCGCCGGGGGCGATTTCGCCGGCATGGCGCAAATGTATTCCGACGACAGCACCGCGGATTTCGGCGGCGACTGGGGATGGGTGGACAAAAAGACGCTTTCGGAGGATCTCAACAAAGTCGCTTTCGCGCTCAACACCGGCGAACTGAGCAAAGTGATCCAGATCGGCGACACGTTCTACATCCTGCGCGTCGATGCGCGGAAACCGGCGGTGACGCGGCCGCTCTCGGAAGTCCGCGAGGAGATCACCAAGAAACTTTTCGAGGAGGAGCGCCTCCGCTTGCAGGACCAGTGGATCGACACGCTCCGCGAAAAAGCCTACGTGAAAATTTACTGA
- a CDS encoding phosphoadenylyl-sulfate reductase, with protein sequence MASPFLQEIDDTKVASWNRELEQRTASERVRWTLEEFRGHAVLSTSFGAQAAVMLHLVTRIDPQIPVAFIDTGYLFPETYRFAEELTEKLALNLKIYNPAMTPARQEAIYGKLWEQGMEGLEKYGKINKVEPMNRALRELGARAWITGVRREHAASRGDLPVLKRQNRILKVHPIIDWTDRQVGEYLHQHGLPYHPLWEEGYVSIGDTHSTTRFADGMKPEDTRFGGLKRECGLHEQSGEPEYMI encoded by the coding sequence ATGGCCAGTCCTTTTTTGCAGGAGATCGACGATACGAAAGTCGCGTCTTGGAATCGCGAGCTGGAGCAACGCACCGCATCCGAGCGCGTGCGCTGGACGCTGGAGGAATTCCGCGGCCATGCGGTGCTCAGCACAAGTTTCGGCGCGCAGGCGGCCGTGATGTTGCATCTCGTCACGCGCATCGATCCGCAGATCCCCGTCGCGTTCATCGACACCGGCTATTTGTTTCCCGAAACCTACCGTTTTGCCGAAGAATTGACGGAGAAACTCGCGCTCAATCTCAAGATTTACAATCCGGCCATGACGCCGGCGCGCCAGGAGGCGATCTACGGGAAGTTGTGGGAGCAGGGGATGGAAGGTCTGGAGAAATACGGGAAGATCAACAAGGTCGAGCCGATGAACCGCGCGTTGCGCGAACTGGGGGCCCGCGCATGGATCACCGGTGTGCGGCGCGAGCACGCCGCGTCGCGCGGGGATTTGCCGGTGCTCAAGCGGCAGAATCGCATCCTCAAAGTCCATCCCATCATCGACTGGACCGACCGCCAAGTCGGTGAATACCTGCACCAGCATGGCCTGCCTTACCACCCGCTATGGGAGGAAGGCTACGTAAGCATCGGCGATACACACAGCACGACAAGGTTTGCCGACGGAATGAAGCCGGAGGACACGAGATTCGGGGGGCTCAAGCGCGAATGCGGACTGCACGAACAGTCCGGCGAGCCCGAATACATGATCTGA
- a CDS encoding adenylosuccinate synthase: MANTILVGAQWGDEGKGKIIDYLTDDADIVVRSQGGNNAGHTIVHGDRKFVLHLIPSGILRRGKVCVIGNGVVVDPLALVTEIKGLRARGIKVGKNLLLSDCAHLVMPWHRAIDEARELLKGKNKIGTTKRGIGPAYGDKAARTGLRVGDLLDAKTFTEKFKLRLRENNAVLRSLGAKPVALQPALRHYLAAAKILRPHIANTVVYLHEAMTGGKRILFEGAQGTYLDLDHGTYPFVTSSNTTAGGACTGSGVPPHRMDTVIGVMKAYTTRVGEGPFPTEDKTISDLLHAMGREFGATTGRARRCGWFDAVATRYASMINGIDELAITNLDGLDGVPAIRVCTAYKLDGKTMKHPPTDAAAWARCRPVYTKFPGWMADTSRARKFSDLPPAARRYVKALATLTGARLRIVSVGAGHDETIRL, from the coding sequence ATGGCCAATACTATTCTTGTGGGCGCCCAGTGGGGTGACGAAGGGAAAGGAAAAATCATCGACTATCTCACCGACGATGCCGACATCGTCGTGCGGAGCCAGGGCGGCAACAACGCCGGCCACACCATCGTCCACGGCGACCGGAAATTCGTCCTGCACCTGATCCCCAGCGGGATCCTGCGCCGCGGGAAAGTCTGCGTCATCGGCAACGGCGTGGTGGTCGATCCCCTCGCTCTCGTCACCGAGATCAAGGGACTGCGCGCCCGCGGGATCAAAGTCGGAAAGAACCTTCTCCTCAGCGACTGCGCGCATCTCGTCATGCCTTGGCACCGGGCGATCGACGAAGCCCGCGAACTGCTCAAGGGCAAAAACAAGATCGGAACGACCAAACGCGGCATCGGCCCGGCCTACGGCGACAAGGCTGCCCGCACCGGCCTGCGTGTCGGCGATCTGCTCGACGCAAAAACATTCACCGAAAAATTCAAACTCCGCCTGCGCGAGAACAACGCCGTTCTCCGGTCGCTCGGCGCCAAGCCGGTTGCACTCCAGCCCGCGCTTCGCCACTACCTCGCGGCGGCGAAAATCCTGCGCCCGCACATCGCCAATACCGTGGTTTATCTGCACGAGGCGATGACGGGCGGGAAACGCATTCTCTTCGAGGGCGCGCAGGGCACTTACCTCGACCTCGATCACGGCACCTACCCGTTCGTGACCAGCTCGAACACCACGGCCGGCGGCGCCTGCACGGGTTCGGGCGTCCCGCCCCACCGCATGGACACCGTCATCGGCGTGATGAAAGCCTACACCACGCGGGTCGGCGAAGGTCCTTTCCCGACGGAGGACAAAACAATCTCCGACCTGCTGCACGCCATGGGACGCGAATTCGGCGCTACCACGGGACGCGCACGGCGCTGCGGTTGGTTCGACGCCGTGGCGACGCGATACGCCTCGATGATCAACGGGATCGATGAACTGGCCATCACCAATCTCGACGGACTCGACGGCGTTCCGGCCATCAGGGTCTGCACCGCTTACAAACTCGACGGGAAAACCATGAAGCACCCGCCGACCGACGCCGCGGCCTGGGCCCGCTGCCGCCCTGTTTACACCAAGTTCCCCGGATGGATGGCCGACACGTCGCGGGCGAGGAAATTTTCGGACCTCCCGCCCGCGGCACGCCGCTACGTCAAAGCTCTCGCAACGCTCACCGGCGCACGGTTGCGGATCGTCAGCGTGGGCGCCGGGCACGACGAAACGATCCGTTTGTGA
- the mfd gene encoding transcription-repair coupling factor, giving the protein MTKDLLSAADSSAAARAWLDAIGRDEPASAGAVAAPAQPFLAAWLAAKTGRKICVVCPDVRRQEEFFHALRFWAPESLLLPDLELSGNTGASDPDLGAARLAALRELDTAPPPVVVATADGLTHPAPARADLEEAVLELGRGDSLAPEDLVARFENAGFSRVPSAAQRGQYAVRGGIIDVFPWQTSLPVRFEFFGDEIESIRSFDPDSQRSVETLDRCELILGENSAQHQSVALDHFRPETLFVSVEDAWPRAGVRMHEGPVLSGSGEFEILASDHPLGDFAAGDIVLVEKRRRDMFRQIAQWLDEGWNLRIVCTNEGEATRLRELAASEQDAPHELPVVLGALARGFVLPDARLAILTDAEMFGRAASMEARRGGWQRARAALKRQALRFDDFEPGDLVVHLDYGIARYRGLGVIPGQEEAGEVLTLEFARGSKLYVPLDQGWKVSRYVGIGRKNPALSDLGDERWNRARARAEKSVLAYAEKLLRVQAERESHTGTAFPPDNAWQCEFEEAFPFQETPDQARAIIETKQDMESGRPMDRLICGDVGFGKTEVAIRAAFKAVMGGTQVAFLAPTTVLAQQHWQTLRERMSDYPVSIDLLSRFRTAKQQKQTLHGLRDGGIDIVVGTHRLLGKDIAFKNLGLVIVDEEQRFGVLHKERLKENFRRVDVLTLSATPIPRTLYLSLLGARDMSTIETPPPNRIPVETVICAYDERIIRDAIRRELARGGQVYFLHNRVKSLGALEKRLRELVPAARIVTGHGQMDEDELEEVMNTFVAGRADILLCTTIIESGLDIPNANTIIIDRADRFGLADLYQLRGRVGRSNHKAYAYLVLPRDLLGTGEARKRIAAIRQYSNLGAGFRLAMRDLEIRGAGNILGTEQSGHILAIGFEFYCRLLKKAVARLKGEKPLARPDIKVHLDFVSTDPATATSGQLPAWIPADYIAEARERVAAHRELAEAESLPALDNLKNLWRDRYGRLPSPARNLLKVAAVHLRAAAAGLDLVETEGDILRLRRGGDFIMIGHRHPRLESSDPALKLRQILTLLQQL; this is encoded by the coding sequence GTGACAAAAGACCTTCTGTCGGCTGCCGACTCGAGCGCCGCTGCGCGCGCATGGCTTGACGCGATCGGCAGAGACGAGCCGGCGTCGGCCGGCGCGGTGGCTGCGCCGGCACAGCCGTTCCTCGCGGCGTGGCTGGCCGCGAAGACCGGAAGAAAGATCTGCGTGGTTTGCCCGGACGTGAGGAGGCAGGAGGAATTTTTCCACGCTCTCCGATTCTGGGCGCCGGAATCCCTCCTGCTTCCCGATCTCGAGCTTTCCGGGAATACGGGCGCGTCCGACCCGGATCTTGGTGCGGCACGTTTGGCCGCCCTGCGCGAGCTGGATACCGCCCCTCCTCCTGTCGTCGTCGCCACCGCCGACGGCTTGACGCACCCGGCACCCGCGCGTGCGGACCTTGAGGAAGCCGTGTTGGAACTCGGCCGCGGAGATTCGCTCGCGCCAGAGGATCTTGTCGCACGATTCGAAAATGCCGGCTTCAGCCGGGTGCCTTCGGCGGCTCAGCGCGGTCAATATGCGGTGCGCGGCGGCATCATCGACGTCTTTCCGTGGCAGACATCTCTGCCTGTCCGTTTCGAGTTTTTCGGCGACGAAATCGAATCGATCAGGTCCTTCGACCCGGACTCCCAGCGCTCCGTGGAAACCTTGGATCGCTGCGAACTCATCCTCGGTGAAAACAGCGCGCAGCATCAGTCCGTCGCACTCGATCACTTCCGGCCGGAGACGCTTTTCGTCTCCGTGGAGGACGCCTGGCCCCGGGCCGGGGTCCGGATGCACGAGGGTCCGGTTTTGTCGGGCAGCGGGGAGTTCGAGATTCTCGCGTCCGATCATCCCCTCGGCGACTTTGCCGCCGGCGACATCGTCCTTGTCGAAAAACGGCGCAGGGACATGTTTCGCCAGATTGCGCAGTGGCTCGACGAGGGATGGAACCTGCGCATCGTATGCACCAACGAGGGGGAAGCGACGCGTTTGCGCGAATTGGCGGCGTCCGAGCAAGATGCACCGCACGAACTTCCCGTCGTTCTCGGTGCTCTTGCCCGCGGATTTGTCCTGCCGGACGCGCGCCTCGCGATCCTGACCGATGCAGAAATGTTCGGACGCGCGGCGAGCATGGAGGCCCGGCGCGGCGGATGGCAGCGCGCACGCGCCGCGCTGAAACGCCAGGCTCTTCGGTTCGACGATTTCGAACCCGGCGATCTTGTTGTCCATCTCGACTACGGGATCGCACGCTACCGCGGGCTCGGCGTGATACCCGGCCAGGAAGAGGCCGGCGAGGTTCTGACGCTCGAGTTCGCGCGCGGATCGAAGCTTTACGTCCCGCTCGACCAGGGATGGAAAGTTTCAAGGTATGTCGGGATCGGCCGGAAAAATCCGGCGCTCAGCGACCTCGGCGACGAACGATGGAACCGCGCGAGGGCTCGCGCGGAAAAATCCGTCCTCGCCTACGCCGAAAAGCTCCTGCGCGTGCAAGCCGAGCGCGAATCGCACACCGGGACGGCGTTTCCCCCGGACAACGCGTGGCAGTGCGAATTCGAGGAAGCTTTTCCTTTCCAAGAAACCCCCGACCAGGCGCGCGCCATCATCGAAACCAAGCAGGACATGGAATCGGGCAGACCGATGGATCGGCTCATCTGCGGCGATGTGGGCTTCGGCAAAACCGAGGTCGCGATCCGCGCGGCCTTCAAGGCGGTGATGGGCGGAACCCAGGTGGCCTTCCTGGCGCCCACGACCGTGCTCGCGCAGCAGCATTGGCAGACACTGCGCGAACGCATGTCGGATTACCCGGTGAGCATCGACCTCCTGAGCCGCTTCCGCACCGCGAAGCAGCAGAAACAGACGCTCCACGGACTGCGCGACGGCGGCATCGACATCGTCGTCGGCACGCACCGCCTGCTCGGGAAAGACATCGCGTTCAAAAATCTCGGCCTCGTGATCGTGGACGAGGAGCAGCGTTTCGGTGTTTTGCACAAGGAGAGATTGAAGGAAAACTTCCGCCGCGTGGATGTGCTCACGCTTTCCGCCACGCCCATCCCGCGCACGCTCTACCTCTCGCTGCTCGGCGCACGGGACATGAGCACGATCGAGACCCCGCCACCCAACCGCATTCCCGTGGAAACCGTCATCTGCGCCTACGACGAACGCATCATCCGCGACGCCATCCGGCGGGAACTCGCGCGCGGCGGGCAGGTGTATTTCCTCCACAACCGCGTCAAATCGCTCGGCGCCCTCGAAAAACGCCTCAGGGAACTCGTGCCCGCGGCGCGCATCGTCACGGGACACGGACAAATGGATGAGGACGAACTCGAGGAGGTGATGAACACATTTGTCGCCGGACGTGCCGACATCCTGCTCTGCACGACAATCATCGAAAGCGGGCTCGATATCCCCAACGCGAACACCATCATCATCGACCGTGCGGACCGTTTCGGACTCGCCGATCTATACCAGCTTCGCGGTCGCGTCGGCCGCTCGAACCACAAAGCCTACGCTTACCTCGTGCTGCCGCGCGATCTACTGGGAACTGGCGAAGCGCGCAAACGCATCGCCGCCATCCGGCAATACTCGAACCTCGGGGCGGGATTCCGTCTGGCCATGCGCGACCTCGAGATACGCGGAGCCGGCAATATCCTGGGCACGGAGCAAAGCGGCCACATTCTTGCCATCGGCTTCGAATTTTACTGCCGTCTGCTCAAAAAGGCCGTCGCCAGACTGAAAGGCGAAAAACCCCTGGCGAGGCCGGACATCAAAGTTCATTTGGACTTTGTCTCGACCGATCCCGCGACCGCCACATCGGGCCAACTGCCGGCCTGGATTCCCGCGGATTACATTGCCGAGGCCCGTGAACGGGTCGCCGCACACCGCGAATTGGCCGAGGCCGAGAGCCTTCCGGCGTTGGATAATTTGAAAAATCTCTGGCGGGACCGCTACGGACGCCTGCCCTCGCCGGCCCGCAATCTTCTGAAGGTGGCGGCCGTCCATCTCCGGGCCGCGGCCGCGGGCCTCGATCTCGTGGAAACAGAGGGAGATATCCTCCGTCTCCGCCGCGGCGGGGACTTCATCATGATCGGCCACCGTCACCCGCGCCTCGAATCCAGCGATCCCGCCTTGAAATTGCGCCAGATTCTTACACTCTTGCAGCAACTGTGA
- the tilS gene encoding tRNA lysidine(34) synthetase TilS, with protein sequence MKKKAADLLPRFLERTAGLPLDAPAVVGVSGGMDSVVLLDLLRRAGFSRLVVAHFHHGLRGRAADEDARFVESLAQKNAMAFVAGRGKTRARAAGKHESIEEAARKLRRAFFRRAARKHGAALIFLAHHANDAAETVLFHLARGSGLRGMGSLRESSPLEGSSAEIARPLLGFTRREIESYANSHRLEFRHDESNFSRCHTRNRIRHDVLPALAGAVGFDPVPCMARAAAILADEDDWSEMQVAETAAHSRLELRGLRALHIAHQRRLLRAWLRIHTGRDTDFATIERARALAASGAAPAKINLPGGRHLRRRAGRLFIEGPAARRPRG encoded by the coding sequence CGTTTCCTGGAACGCACGGCCGGCCTGCCGCTTGACGCGCCCGCCGTGGTCGGTGTTTCCGGCGGGATGGATTCCGTGGTGCTGCTCGACCTTTTGCGCCGCGCCGGATTCTCCCGGCTCGTCGTCGCGCACTTCCATCACGGCCTGCGCGGCAGGGCCGCGGACGAGGATGCCCGTTTCGTCGAGTCGCTCGCACAAAAAAACGCGATGGCATTTGTCGCCGGACGCGGAAAAACACGCGCCCGCGCCGCGGGCAAACACGAGTCGATCGAGGAGGCCGCGCGGAAATTGCGCCGCGCATTCTTTCGCCGTGCCGCGCGCAAGCACGGTGCGGCGCTGATTTTCCTCGCGCATCACGCGAACGACGCGGCGGAAACCGTGCTTTTCCATCTCGCCCGAGGCAGCGGACTGCGCGGCATGGGCAGCCTGCGCGAATCCTCACCGCTGGAGGGGAGCAGCGCGGAAATTGCGCGACCCCTGCTCGGCTTCACCCGCCGGGAGATCGAGAGCTATGCCAATTCGCACCGCCTCGAATTCCGGCACGACGAGTCGAATTTTTCCCGCTGTCATACCCGCAACCGCATCCGCCACGATGTCCTCCCGGCGCTGGCCGGGGCGGTCGGTTTCGATCCCGTCCCCTGCATGGCAAGGGCCGCGGCGATCCTTGCCGACGAGGATGACTGGTCGGAAATGCAGGTGGCAGAAACCGCGGCGCACAGCCGGCTCGAACTTCGCGGCCTCCGCGCTCTGCACATCGCCCACCAAAGGCGTCTTCTGCGCGCATGGCTCAGGATTCACACCGGTCGGGACACCGATTTCGCCACGATCGAGCGCGCCCGCGCATTGGCCGCGTCCGGCGCCGCACCGGCGAAGATCAACCTGCCCGGCGGACGCCACTTGCGCCGCCGTGCGGGCAGGCTCTTCATCGAAGGTCCTGCTGCCCGGCGCCCTCGGGGCTAG
- the uppS gene encoding di-trans,poly-cis-decaprenylcistransferase: protein MDGNGRWARERGLPRIEGHRRGSEAVRACTAACLEAGVPFLTLYAFSKENWQRPPDEVKALMTLLDRFLAERTAEIMERNIRLRAIGHLDDLPAKARKRLDDSMARSAGNTALTLTLALSYGSRTEITDAARAIAREAKQGLIDPDAITEETISSHLYTAGQPDPDLLVRTSGEMRISNFLLWQLSYTEIVVTDKLWPDFGKEDLFAAIREYAGRHRRFGGV, encoded by the coding sequence ATGGATGGCAACGGACGCTGGGCCCGCGAGCGCGGGCTGCCGCGCATCGAGGGACACCGGCGCGGATCCGAAGCGGTGCGCGCATGCACCGCCGCCTGTCTCGAGGCCGGTGTGCCCTTCCTCACGCTGTATGCTTTCAGCAAAGAAAACTGGCAGCGTCCGCCCGACGAGGTGAAAGCGCTGATGACGCTTCTCGACCGTTTTCTTGCCGAGCGCACGGCCGAGATCATGGAGCGCAACATACGACTCAGGGCCATCGGCCATCTCGACGACCTTCCCGCCAAGGCGAGAAAGAGGCTCGATGATTCCATGGCGCGCTCCGCAGGCAACACCGCGCTCACGCTCACCTTGGCGCTGAGCTACGGATCGCGCACCGAGATCACCGATGCCGCGCGCGCCATCGCGCGGGAGGCGAAGCAGGGCCTCATCGATCCCGACGCGATCACCGAGGAAACGATCTCGTCGCATCTTTACACCGCGGGCCAACCGGACCCCGACCTCCTCGTGCGCACCTCCGGAGAAATGCGCATTTCCAATTTTCTCCTCTGGCAGCTCAGCTACACTGAGATCGTGGTCACCGACAAACTCTGGCCGGACTTCGGCAAAGAAGATCTTTTTGCCGCGATACGCGAATACGCCGGACGCCACCGCCGCTTCGGCGGCGTCTGA